The sequence below is a genomic window from Candidatus Krumholzibacteriota bacterium.
AGTTTCTCAACTACGACCGGGTTCCGAAGGAGAAGGTCGCTGACAAACTGGGCCGGACCCCCCGGGCGGTCCGTTAGGTCGAAGGAGAAGACTCCATGGCGAAGAAGAAGTTCGAACGAACGAAGCCGCATGTGAACGTGGGGACGATCGGGCACGTGGATCACGGGAAGACGACCCTGA
It includes:
- a CDS encoding elongation factor Tu produces the protein MAKKKFERTKPHVNVGTIGHVDHGKTTL